CGGTCGAGGTCGGCGCCGGTGAGCTCACCATCTACGACAACGTCGACCCGAAGACGGGGGAGACGGTCTGGAAGGACCTCTGCCGCGGCCCGCACCTGCCGAACACCCGCATGATCGGCAATGGCTACTCGCTCATGCGCGTCGCCGCCGCCTACTGGCGCGGCTCGGAGAAGAACAAGCAGCTGCAGCGGCTGTACGGCACCGCCTGGCCGACCAAGGACGAGCTGCGCGCCTACCAGGCCCGCCTCGAGGAGGCCGCGAAGCGCGACCACCGCCGACTGGGCGCCGAACTCGACCTGTTCAGCTTCCCCGAGGAGCTCGGCTCCGGCCTGCCGGTGTTCCACCCCAAGGGCGGCATCATCCGCACCGAGCTGGAGAACTACTCGCGCAAGCGGCACATTGAGGAGGGCTACTCCTTCGTCAACACGCCGCACATCACCAAGGGGCGGCTCTACGAGATCTCCGGTCACCTGGACTGGTACCGCGACGGCATGTTCCCGCCGATGCACATCGACGCCGAGCACAACGAAGACGGCTCGGTGCGCCGCGAGGGCCAGGACTACTACCTGAAGCCCATGAACTGCCCGATGCACAACCTGATCTACCGCGCCGGCGCGCACTCCTACCGTGAACTGCCGATGCGCCTGTTCGAATTCGGCAGTGTGTACCGCTACGAGAAGTCCGGCGTCGTTCACGGCCTCACCCGGGTGCGCGGGATGACGCAGGATGACGCGCACATCTACTGCACCCGCGACCAGATGAAGGATGAGCTGACGAAGACTCTGAACTTCGTGCTCGGCCTGCTCAAGGACTACGGACTCGACGACTTCTACCTGGAGCTGTCCACCAAGGACCCGGAGAAGTTCGTCGGCAGCGACGACGCCTGGGATGAGGCCACCCGCACGCTCGCCGAGGTGGCCGAGGCTTCCGGCCTCGAACTCGTGCCCGACCCGGGCGGGGCAGCGTTCTACGGCCCCAAGATCTCGGTACAGGCGCGCGACGCCATCGGCCGCACCTGGCAGATGTCGACCATCCAGCTCGACTTCAATCTGCCCGAACGGTTCGACCTCGAGTACACCGCCGCGGACGGCACCCGGCAGCGCCCGGTGATGATCCACCGCGCGCTGTTCGGCTCGATCGAACGGTTCTTCGGCGTGCTCACCGAGCACTACGCCGGCGCGTTCCCGGCCTGGCTGTCACCCGTGCAGGTCGTCGGCATCCCGGTGTCCGAACAGCACAACGACTACCTGCAGGGTGTCATCGATCGCCTCCGTGCCGAGGGAGTCAGGGCGGAACTGGATGCCTCGGATGACCGCATGCAGAAGAAGATCCGCACCCACACCAAGCTGAAGGTGCCGTTCCAGCTGATCGCAGGCGAAGAGGACCGCACCAACTCTTCGGTGAGCTTCCGCTTCCGCGACGGCCGCCAGGACAACGGCATCCCGGTGGATGAGGCGGTCGAGCGCATCCTCGACGCCATCCGCACCCGGGCACAGGTGTAGCCGTTGGCGGACACTCCGAACAGAGACTACGACGGCTCCCACTACGCGGGTGTCGAGGCATCCGGTGACTTCGCCGCCGTGCCCGACGCGTTCCAGCGGCTGTGGACACCGCACCGGATCGCGTACATCCAGCACGGTCAGGCCCCGGGCAAGGACGAGTGCCCGTTCTGCCTCGCCCCGTCCCGCGACGACGAGCAGGCGCTGATCGTCGCCCGCGGTGCGCACGCCTACGTGCTGCTCAACCTGTTCCCGTACAACAGCGGGCATCTGCTGGTCTGCCCGTACCGTCACATTGCAACCTATGACCAGGCAACCCCGGACGAGGTCGCCGAGATCGGTATGCTCACCCAGACGGCGATGCGCGTGCTCACCGAGACATCGGGTGCGCACGGCTTCAACATCGGAATGAACCAGGGCAGGATCGCGGGTGCAGGCATCGCCGAGCACCTGCACCAGCACATCGTCCCGCGCTGGGCGCAGGACTCCAATTTCTTTCCGATCATCGCCGGTACCAAGGCTGTCCCTCGCCTGCTGGGCGAGGTGCGCGACGAGATCGCGGCGGCCTGGCCCGTGAGCAACCCTGAGTAGAATCGACACATCATGAGTGAAACCACCCCCACCGAACTGCTGGGCACCAGCCGCGTGAAGCGCGGCCTGGCCGAAATGCTCAAGGGCGGTGTGATCATGGACGTCGTCACCGCTGAACAGGCCCGTATCGCCGAGGACGCCGGCGCCGTCGCCGTGATGGCCCTCGAACGCGTGCCCGCCGACATCCGCTCGCAGGGCGGGGTCGCCCGGATGAGCGACCCCGACCTGATCGACCAGATCATCGCGTCGGTGTCGATCCCGGTGATGGCCAAGGCCCGGATCGGCCACTTCGTCGAGGCGCAGGTGCTCGAGGCGCTGCACGTCGACTACATCGACGAGTCCGAAGTGCTGAGCCCCGCCGACTACGTCAACCACATCGACAAGTGGCAGTTCACGGTTCCCTTCGTCTGCGGTGCCACCAATCTCGGTGAGGCGCTTCGACGCATCAACGAGGGCGCCGCGATGATCCGCTCGAAGGGCGAGGCCGGCACCGGGGATGTTTCCGAGGCCACCAAGCACATCCGCAAGATCAAGGGCGAGATCGCCGCACTCAGCGCCATGTCGAAGGACGAGCTGTACGTCGCCGCCAAGGAACTGCAGGCGCCATACGAGCTGGTCGCCGAGATCGCCGAGACCGGCAAGCTGCCCGTGGTGCTGTTCACCGCCGGTGGCGTCGCAACCCCGGCTGACGCGGCCATGATGATGCAGCTCGGGGCCGACGGTGTCTTCGTGGGCTCGGGCATCTTCAAGTCCGGCAACCCGGCAGCGCGCGCCGCAGCGGTCGTCAAGGCCACCACGTTCTACGACGACCCGTCGGTCATCGCCGATGTGTCGCGCGGCCTCGGTGAGGCCATGGTGGGCATCAACGTCTCCGACCTCGCCGCACCGCACCGCCTCGCCGAGCGTGGCTGGTAAGACGCCCAGGATCGGCGTCCTCGCCCTGCAGGGCGACTTCCGTGAGCACATCCAGGTGCTCACGGGCCTCGGCGCGGACGCCGTCCCGGTACGCCGACCGGCGGAACTGGACACGGTCGACGGGCTCGTCATCCCCGGCGGCGAGTCCAGCGTGATTGACAAGCTCACCCGCACGTTCGGGATGCAGCAGCCGTTGCGCGACGCGATCGCGGCCGGACTGCCGGTGTATGGCACCTGCGCGGGCCTGATCATGCTCGCCGATCGAGTGCTGGACTCGATCGAGGGCCAGCAGACCATCGGCGGGCTGGATGTCGAGGTGCGCCGGAACGCGTTCGGCTCGCAGGTGGACTCGTTCGAGACCGACCTCGACGTGCCCGTGCTCGGCGAGACGCCGGTGCACGCAGTGTTCATTCGTGCGCCCATCGTCGAGACGGTCGGGCCGGCGGCATCCGCTCTGGCCTCGCTGGAGGACGGTCGCGTCGTCGCCGTCGAACAGGGCAACCTGCTGGGCACCTCATTCCACCCGGAGATGACGGGGGAGACGCGATTCCACGCCTACTTCCTCGACAAGGTGCGCGCCTGAAAGGCTTCAGAGGCATGCGCCGTTAGAATTGCCGACATGGCAGGTCACTCCAAGTGGGCGACGACCAAGCACAAGAAGGCCGTCATCGACGCGCGCCGTGCCAAGTCGTTCGCCAAACTCATCAAGAACATCGAGGTCGCCGCGAAGATCGGCGGCGCGGACCTCACCGGCAACCCGACGCTCGTCGACGCCGTGCAGAAGGCCAAGAAGACCTCTGTCCCGAACGACAACATCGACCGGGCCATCAAGCGCGGCGCCGGGCTCACCGGCGAGAGCATCGAGTACACGACGATCATGTACGAGGGCTACGCCCAGGGCGGCGTCGCGCTGCTCATCGAGTGCCTCACTGACAACAAGAACCGCGCGGCAGCCGAGGTACGCACGGCGATGACCCGCAACGGCGGCAACATGGCCGACCCGGGCAGCGTGGCATACAACTTCAACCGCAAGGGCGTCATCTCGATCGAGAAGACCGACGGCGTCACCGAGGACGACATCCTGATGGCGGTGCTGGATGCCGGAGCCGAAGAGGTCATCGACCGCGGAGCCGGCTTCGAAGTGATCACCGACCCGTCGAACCTCGTGGCCGCGCGCACCGCACTGCAGGAGGCCGGCATCGACTACGACTCAGCCGAGGCCGAGTTCGTGCCGAACCTCAGCGTCGACCTCGACGCCGACACGGCGCGCGAGGTGTTCAAGCTGATCGACGCGCTCGAGGACAGCGACGACGTGCAGAACGTGTTCGCCAACTACGAGGTTTCCGCCGACGTCCAGGCCGAGCTCGACGAAGAAGACTGACCCGTGTCGTTGCGGGTGCTCGGCATCGACCCGGGGCTGACCCGGTGCGGTGTCGGCATCGTCGACGTCGAGCCCAACCGGCGGGCACGGCTGGTGCACGTGACCGTGATCCGCACACCGCCCGACCTCGACCTCGAACGGCGGTTGCTCGCCGTGGGCACCGGTATCCGTGAGCTGCTCGACGAGTACCTGCCTGCCGCGGTCGCGCTGGAACGGGTGTTCGCCCAGCACAACGTGCGCACCGTGATGGGAACCGCGCAAGCCAGCGGCGTCGCCATGCACGCGGCGGCCGAACGAGGCCTGGCCGTCGGCCTGCATACTCCGAGCGAAGTGAAGGCAGCGGTCACCGGGTACGGTGCCGCGGACAAGAAGCAGGTGGCGACGATGGTGGCCCGCGTGCTCGGGCTCGACAGCCCACCGAAGCCCGCCGACGCCTCCGACGCCCTCGCGCTGGCCATCTGCCACGCCTGGAAGTCCGGTGCCGCACCGGTCAGCGCCGCCGGCACGCTCACTCGCGCCCAGGAGGCGTGGCGTGCGGCGGAAAAGTCGGCGGCCAAACGTAGGCTCTAAGGCATGATCTCCTCCGTACGTGGCACTGTCCTGGCTGCGAGCGGCACCACTGTCGTGATTGAGGTTGGCGGAGTCGGCCTGTCGGTGCAGGTCACCCCGCAGCACGCGCTCGGCTTGCGCATCGGCTCCGAGGCGATGCTCCGCACCACGCTGATCGTCCGCGAGGACGACCTCAGCCTGTTCGGCTTCGCCGACGCCGATGAACTCGACGTGTTCGACAAACTCCGTGGCGTGACCGGGGTCGGCCCGAAGTCGGCGATGGGGGTGCTTGCCGCGCTCACGCCCGCCGAGGTCGCCGCCGCGGTCGCGCATGAAGACGACGCGGCGTTCCGCAAGGTCTCCGGGATCGGGCCGAAGACCGCGAAACTCATCGTGGTCTCCCTCGCGGGCAAACTGCACGTGGCGCCGCAGGCGAAGGCCGCGGCATCCGGCGTCGGCATCTCGGTCGCCGACAGCGTGCTCACCGCTCTGATCGGGCTCGGCTGGCCGGAGAAGGTCGCCGCCCAGGCGGTCGAGGATGCTGCGAATACCGCGTCTGACGTCGAGAAGAGCACGGTTCCTGCCCTGCTGCGGATCGCGCTGGCCCAGCTCGGGCCGGTGCTGCACGCCGGTGGTCGCTCGTGAGCGACGGCGCGGGTGTGGACATGGGTGTCGACGTCGGCGACATCGTCCGCGCCGATCCGGAGTCCGAGGCGGAGCTCGCCTTCGAGGGCGCGCTGCGCCCGAAGACCCTCGGCGAGTTCGTCGGCCAAACCAAGGTGCGCGGCCAGCTGCAGTTGCTGCTGCAGGCAGCGGCACTGCAGAACCGCACCCCCGACCACATCCTGCTGGCCGGCCCGCCCGGACTTGGCAAGACCACCCTGGCAATGATCGTCGCCGAAGAGAGCAAGCGGCCGTTGCGGATGTCGAGCGGTCCCGCCATCCAGCACGCGGGCGACCTCGCCGCGGTGCTGTCGTCGCTGGTGCCCGGTGAGGTGCTGTTCATCGACGAGATCCACCGCATGGCGCGGTCGGCCGAAGAGATGCTGTACCTCGCGATGGAGGACTTCCGCATCGACATCATGGTCGGCAAGGGCGCCGGTGCCACCTCGATCCCGCTCGATCTGGCGCCGTTCACGCTGGTTGGCGCGACCACCCGCTCGGGCCTGCTGCCGAACCCGCTCCGCGACCGGTTCGGCTTCACCGCACACCTCGAGTTCTATGAGGATGCCGAGCTGGAGCAGGTGCTCGAACGAGCCGCGAAACTGCTCGCCCTCCGCGTCGACACCTCCGCGCTCGGGGAGATCGCCCGCCGCAGCCGCGGCACCCCGCGTATCGCCAACCGGTTGCTGCGCCGAGTGCGTGACTACGCCCTGGTGACCGGGTCGGAAGCGGCGCTTCCGGCGGTGCAGGCCGCACTCGAGCTGTACGACGTGGACCCGCTCGGGCTGGACCGGCTTGACCGCGCGGTGATGCAGACGATCCTCTCCCGCTTCGACGGGGGACCGGTCGGGCTGAACACGCTCGCGGTGTCGGTCGGCGAGGAGTCCGAGACCATCGAGTCGGTCGTCGAACCGTTCCTCGTGCGAATCGGCCTGCTCACCCGAACCCCTCGCGGCCGGGTGGCCACCCGCCAGGCCTGGACCCACTTCGGGGTGGCCAAGGATACCGCCGCCCTGTTCGGGGATGACTTATAATTTCCAAGGGTTTCGCAGTCAGCACATCTAGACTGACTCGGTTCAACCCCAATCCGGAAGGCTTTCCCCACACACAATGGATCCGTTCACTCTTGTAATGCTGGCCATCCTGGCCGTGCTCGTGTTCTTCATGTTCCGCAACTCGCGTAAGCGTCAGAAGGACCAGGCGGAACTGCAGACCAAGATGGTGCCTGGCGCCGAGGTCATGACCAGCTTCGGCCTGTACGGAACGCTCGTCTCGGTCGACGACGAGAAGGTCACCGCCGACATCGAGGTCGCGCCGGGAACCGTCGTCCGCGTGCACCGTCAGACGCTCTCCAAGGTCGTCGAGGACACCGAGGTCACCGACGCCGAGGTCGAGGACACCGAGAGCACCGTCGGCACCGACGCGCCGGTCCTGAACGACGCGCCCGTGGTCGACGACGCCCCGCGCCCCGCATCAGACGTGAAGAAGACTGACGACTAACCATTAGTCTTGGATGCGGCCCGCCACGGCGGGCCGCAATCAGGTCTGCGCCCGTGGCGGGTGCTCTCGTAGAAAGCTGAGTTCTTAGGTGGCACGAAGCACACCGGTACGCAAGGCCTGGCGGTCGCTGACCTGGTTAGCGGTCATCATCGCCGCCCTGATCGGCTTGAACGCGGCTGGCGCCATCTGGAACAACGCCGGCTGGACCCCTCAGCTTGCCCTCGACCTCGAGGGTGGAACGCAGATCATCCTCGAGCCACAGCTCGAGGAGGGCCAGAGCGTCTCAGCGGAACAGCTGAACCAGGCGGTGTCGATCATCCGCCAGCGTGTCGACGCGAGCGGTGTCTCCGAGTCCGAGATCACCACCCAGGGCGGCAGCAAGGTCGTCGTCTCGCTCCCGGGAACCCCGGACGAAGAAACCATGGCGCGCATCCAGGCCTCGGCAAAGCTCGAGTTCCGCCCGGTGCTCACCGCCGATCTGCCCACCGATCAGTCAATGACCGACGGTGAGACGCCGGCTCCGGATGCTCCGGCCGACGCCGAACCGACGCCGACTCCCTCGCTGGAATCCACCCCGACTGCCGAGCCGACGAGCCCGAGCGACCTGAACTGGATCACTCCGGCCCTCGCCGACGAGTTCGCGAACTTCGACTGCGCATCGCTCGACGAGGCCCAGTCCTCGATCGCTCCCGCCGATCAGCCACTGGTCACCTGCGAGCAGGATGGCTCGGTCAAGTACGTCCTCGGCCCGGTCGAGGTGTCCGGCGAGACCATCAGCGACGCCACCGCCGGATTGGTGCCCGACTCTCGCGGATTCGCCACCAACGAGTGGGGCGTGTTCATCGAGTTCAACGAGACCGGAACCGCGCAGTTCCGCGATGTCACCGAGCGTCTGATCACGCTGCAGGGTGCGCAGAACCAGTTCGGCATCGTGCTGGATGGCAAGGTCATCTCGGCGCCGACCACCAACGTCGCCATCACCGACGGCAAGCCGATGATCAGCGGAAACTTCACCCAGGAATCCGCCCAGACCCTCGCCGACCAGTTGAAGTTCGGCGCTTTGCCGATCGGCTTCGAGCTGGAGAGCACCAACACGATCTCGGCAACGCTCGGAACCTCGCAGCTGCAGAGCGGACTCATCGCCGGCATCATCGGCATGATTCTGGTGCTGATTTACTCGCTCATCCAGTACCGCACCCTGGGCCTTGTGACGATGGCGTCGCTGCTGGTCGCTGCCGTGATCACCTACCTGATCATCAACCTGCTGTCCTGGCGCGAAGGCTACCGGCTGTCGCTCGCCGGCGTTGCCGGTCTGATCGTCGCGATCGGTATCATCGCGGACTCGTTCATCGTCTACTTCGAACGTATTCGCGACGAGTTGCGCGACGGCCGCAGCCTGGTGTCGTCGGTGGAGACCGGATGGAAACGCGCACTGCGCACGATCCTCGCCGCGGACTCGATCAACTTCCTCGCCGCGATCGTGCTCTTCATCGTCGCGGTCGGCAGTGTGCAGGGCTTCGCGCTCACCCTCGGGCTCACGACCCTGGTCGACCTGCTGGTCGTCATCATGTTCACGCACCCGCTCATGCAGCTGCTCGCGACCACCCGCTTCTTCGGCGGAGGACATCCGTGGAGCGGGCTTGATCCCCAGGCCCTCGGCGCCGTGTACCGGGGCCGCGCTCAGTTCCGCGCTCCGGTTGCCACGGCCGGCCGCAACCAGCGGGCCGCGAAGGAAGCGGAGAGACGGCAGACCATCGCCGAACGCAAGGCAGCCGAGCTCACCTCGAGCGGTCGCGACGCTGGAAAGGACTCCTGATGTCCCGCCTCACCACCTTCGGCAACGACCTGTACACGGGCGCCAAGTCGATCGACTTCATCGGCCGCCGGAAGCTCTGGTACGCGATCGCCGGGATCGTGATCCTGATCTCTGTCGTCGTTCCATTCGTGCGCGGCGGATTCCTCTTCGGCATCGAGTTCCGCGGCGGTTCTGAGTTCCAGATCACCCAGATCGAGAACCTCGATCCGGCCACCGACCAGCCGCGCGCGAGCGAAACCGTCACCGACACCGTCGAGGACGCGGCTCCGCGCGTCAGCATCGTCGGTGCCGATGGCATCCGCGTGCAGACCGACCAGCTCACCCCCACCGACAGCAACGCGGTGCGCGATGCCCTCGCCGACGAGTTCTCGGTCAGCAGGGACGATGTCAGCGCCTCGTTCATCGGCCCCAGCTGGGGTGCGGATGTCACCGGCCAGGCGCTGCGCGGTCTTGCCATCTTCATCGTGTTCGCCGCTGTGATGATGGCCCTCTACTTCCGCACCTGGAAGATGTCGCTCGCCGCACTGGTCGCCCTCGCGCACGACCTGATCATCACCGTCGGCATCTACGGGGTGCTCGGCTTCGAGATCACCCCGGCGGCCGTGATCGGCTTCCTCACGATCCTCGGCTACTCGCTGTACGACACCGTCGTGGTGTTCGACAAGATCCGCGAGAACACCGCAGAGGACGGCGAAACCAGCAGGCGCACCTTCGCGCAGTCGGTGAACCTGGCCGTCAACCAGACCCTGGTCCGCTCGATCAACACGTCGGTGGTCGCCGCGCTGCCGGTGGCCGCGATTCTCTTCATCGGCGCGGCCGTGCTCGGCGCCGGAACGCTTCGCGACATCTCGCTGGCCCTGTTCATCGGCATCCTGGTCGGTGCGTACTCGACGATCTTCATCGCCGCGCCGGTCTACGCCCAGCTGCGTGAGAACGAGCCGGAAGTGAAGAAGCAGGGTCACGGTGTGAAGAAGCGTGAAGAGGTCAGCGGCACGACGACCGGCGCGGTTCGCTGAGCCGCGGATGACGCCGCCGATGCCGTACGGCACGCCCAGCGTGCGCGGCTAAACTGAGCGTCGGAGGTGGCGGCATGAGCGAAGCGACAACGACAGCTTCCCTGCGCACGCGCCTTCCGCGCCTGTTCTCGCGGGCCCAGCCCGCCGGGGCGGTCGACACGCTGCTGAAGACGGTGCGGATGCACCATCCGAAGACCGATCTCGGCCTCATCGAACGCGCCTACCAGACCGCCGCCCAGGCGCACGAGGGACAGAAGCGCAAGAGCGGCGAGCCGTACATCACGCACCCGATCGCGGTCGCGCAGATCCTCGCCGATCTCGGCATCGGATCGATCACGATCGCCGCCGCGCTGCTGCACGACACGGTCGAGGACACCGACTACACCCTCGACATGGTGCGGTCCGACTTCGGCGACGAGATCGCCATGCTCGTCGACGGCGTCACCAAGCTGGACAAGCTCAAGTACGGCGACAGCGCGCAGGCAGAAACCGTCCGCAAGATGGTCGTGGCGATGTCGAAGGACATCCGCGTGCTCATCATCAAGCTCGCCGACCGGCTGCACAACGCCCGGACCTGGGGATTCGTCGAAGGCGGCTCCGCGAAGCGGAAGGCGCAGGAGACCCTCGAGATCTATGCGCCGCTCGCCCACCGGCTCGGCATCCAGACCATCAAGTGGGAACTGGAAGACCTGTCCTTCGCGGTGCTCTATCCGAAGCTGTACGTCGAGATCGAAAGCCTGGTGAAGAACCGAACCCCGCAGCGGGAGGAGTTCGTCCAGCAGGTCATCGACGCGGTCAGCGACGACCTCAAGGCGGCGCGCATCAAGGGCCAGGTGATGGGCCGGCCCAAGCAGTACTACTCGATCTACCAGAAGATGATCGTGCGCGGCCGCGAGTTCGACGAGATCTATGACCTGGTCGGCATCCGGGTGCTCGTGAACACCGTGCGCGACTGCTACGCGGTGCTGGGTGCGATCCACGCGCGCTGGAATCCGATCCCCGGCCGGTTCAAGGACTACATCGCCACACCGAAGTTCAACCTGTACCAGTCGCTGCACACCACCGTGATCGGCCCGAAGGGCCGCGCGGTCGAGATCCAGATCCGCACGCACGACATGCACCAGCGTGCCGAGTTCGGTGTCGCCGCGCACTGGAAGTACAAGGAGCGGGTGGGCGGCGGCAAGAGCGAGCAGTCGAAGAGCGACACCGACATGGCGTGGCTCGCGCACATCACCGACTGGCAGGCGGAGACTGCCGACCCGACCGAGTTCCTCGATTCCCTGCGCTTCGAGATCGGCGCGAAGGAAACCTACGTGTTCACCCCGCAGGGCAAGGTCATCGGGTTGCCTGCCGGCGCCACCCCGGTCGACTTCGCCTACGCGGTTCACACCGAGGTCGGGCACCGCACCATGGGCGCGAAGGTCAACGGCCGGCTGGTGCCGCTCGAGTCCACACTCAACAGCGGCGACGTCGTCGAGGTGTTCACCTCGAAGAACCCCGACGCGGGGCCCAGCCAGGACTGGCTGAGCTTCGTGAAGAGCCCTCGCGCCCGCAACAAGATCCGCCAGTGGTTCACCAAGGAACGACGCGACGAGGCCATCGAGCACGGTAAGGATGCCATCGCCCGGGCGATGCGCAAGCAGAACCTTCCGCTGCAGAAGCTCATGACCCAGGACTCGTTCTCCGAGGTCGCCGCGGCGATGCGCTACGACGACGTCAGCGCGCTGTACGCCGCGGTCGGTGAGGGACACGTCTCCACGCAGTCGGTGATCGAGAAGGTGCTCGCCTCGCTGCAGGCGGAACCCGACCTCGACGAGGCGGAGATCGCGTTCCCCAGCAAGGGCAGGGCCCGGCCGCTTCGCCCGAGCGATTCCGGCGTGCTGGTGCGCGGCGCTCCCGACATCCTGGTGAAACTGGCCAAGTGCTGCACCCCGGTGCCTGGCGACGCGATCGTCGGCTTCGTCACCCGCGGCCAGGGCGTCTCGGTACACCGCAGCGACTGCAACAACGTGCAGTCCCTGCTGAACGAACCGGACCGGATGATCGACGTGGAGTGGGCACCCACCTCCAAGAGCGTGTTCCTGGTACAGATTCAGGTCGAGGCGCTCGACCGGGCCGGCCTGCTCTCGGACGTCACGCGCGTGCTCAGCGAGCATCACGTGAACATCCTGTCCGCGTCGGTGTCGACCTCGAACGACCGGCTCGCGCTCAGCCGATTCGTCTTCGAGATGGGCGACACCACCCACCTCGACCGGGTCCTGAACGCCGTGCGCCGGATCGAAGCGGTCTACGACGTCTACCGGGTCTCCTCAGGCTGAGCCAGCAGGCGCTGGACCGCTCGGCGTTTGAACGGCAGGTGCGGACGCCTCTCGAGTGACGCGATGCACTCGGCCACGCTCAGCTCGCCGATCTCGAGGAGGGCCGTGACCGTTGCCGCGACGCGAGCGGCTTCGCGGCTGTCGTGATCGAACCTGACCAGGTCGCCGATGGTGCGCAGGGGAGTGGTGACGGCGAGGCCGCCGATCGTCAGGCACTCGTCATCCTCGATCGCCACCTCCCGCACCGCGCCCTGTAGCGCGGTGGGATGCGCCACGCGGGCTTCGATCCTGGTGCAGAAGGTGTGCCGCGGCGGCGGCGCGCATGCCCCCAACACCCAGGCGGCGCTCCACCGCTCGGCGATCAGCCGCTCGTTCAGCCCACGCCGGATCGCCGCAGCCCGCAGCGCGGGCGAATCGAACTCGTCGATGGGCGAGAACGCTTCGTCGACGGCGAACAGGTCGCCGTCCAATCGCATG
The Diaminobutyricimonas sp. LJ205 genome window above contains:
- the ruvA gene encoding Holliday junction branch migration protein RuvA; this encodes MISSVRGTVLAASGTTVVIEVGGVGLSVQVTPQHALGLRIGSEAMLRTTLIVREDDLSLFGFADADELDVFDKLRGVTGVGPKSAMGVLAALTPAEVAAAVAHEDDAAFRKVSGIGPKTAKLIVVSLAGKLHVAPQAKAAASGVGISVADSVLTALIGLGWPEKVAAQAVEDAANTASDVEKSTVPALLRIALAQLGPVLHAGGRS
- the ruvC gene encoding crossover junction endodeoxyribonuclease RuvC, with product MRVLGIDPGLTRCGVGIVDVEPNRRARLVHVTVIRTPPDLDLERRLLAVGTGIRELLDEYLPAAVALERVFAQHNVRTVMGTAQASGVAMHAAAERGLAVGLHTPSEVKAAVTGYGAADKKQVATMVARVLGLDSPPKPADASDALALAICHAWKSGAAPVSAAGTLTRAQEAWRAAEKSAAKRRL
- the pdxS gene encoding pyridoxal 5'-phosphate synthase lyase subunit PdxS, with amino-acid sequence MSETTPTELLGTSRVKRGLAEMLKGGVIMDVVTAEQARIAEDAGAVAVMALERVPADIRSQGGVARMSDPDLIDQIIASVSIPVMAKARIGHFVEAQVLEALHVDYIDESEVLSPADYVNHIDKWQFTVPFVCGATNLGEALRRINEGAAMIRSKGEAGTGDVSEATKHIRKIKGEIAALSAMSKDELYVAAKELQAPYELVAEIAETGKLPVVLFTAGGVATPADAAMMMQLGADGVFVGSGIFKSGNPAARAAAVVKATTFYDDPSVIADVSRGLGEAMVGINVSDLAAPHRLAERGW
- the pdxT gene encoding pyridoxal 5'-phosphate synthase glutaminase subunit PdxT encodes the protein MAGKTPRIGVLALQGDFREHIQVLTGLGADAVPVRRPAELDTVDGLVIPGGESSVIDKLTRTFGMQQPLRDAIAAGLPVYGTCAGLIMLADRVLDSIEGQQTIGGLDVEVRRNAFGSQVDSFETDLDVPVLGETPVHAVFIRAPIVETVGPAASALASLEDGRVVAVEQGNLLGTSFHPEMTGETRFHAYFLDKVRA
- the yajC gene encoding preprotein translocase subunit YajC, whose product is MLAILAVLVFFMFRNSRKRQKDQAELQTKMVPGAEVMTSFGLYGTLVSVDDEKVTADIEVAPGTVVRVHRQTLSKVVEDTEVTDAEVEDTESTVGTDAPVLNDAPVVDDAPRPASDVKKTDD
- the thrS gene encoding threonine--tRNA ligase, translating into MNAPQTGFDLFSDRSIVAMRVNGELKDLAATVTADDTVEPITIDSPDGLNILRHSAAHVAAQAVQTINPEAKLGIGPPVTDGFYYDFDIEEPFTPEDLKAIQKEMDRIIRSGQRFVRRVVTDDAARDELSNEPYKLELIGLKGAAAESGDNESVEVGAGELTIYDNVDPKTGETVWKDLCRGPHLPNTRMIGNGYSLMRVAAAYWRGSEKNKQLQRLYGTAWPTKDELRAYQARLEEAAKRDHRRLGAELDLFSFPEELGSGLPVFHPKGGIIRTELENYSRKRHIEEGYSFVNTPHITKGRLYEISGHLDWYRDGMFPPMHIDAEHNEDGSVRREGQDYYLKPMNCPMHNLIYRAGAHSYRELPMRLFEFGSVYRYEKSGVVHGLTRVRGMTQDDAHIYCTRDQMKDELTKTLNFVLGLLKDYGLDDFYLELSTKDPEKFVGSDDAWDEATRTLAEVAEASGLELVPDPGGAAFYGPKISVQARDAIGRTWQMSTIQLDFNLPERFDLEYTAADGTRQRPVMIHRALFGSIERFFGVLTEHYAGAFPAWLSPVQVVGIPVSEQHNDYLQGVIDRLRAEGVRAELDASDDRMQKKIRTHTKLKVPFQLIAGEEDRTNSSVSFRFRDGRQDNGIPVDEAVERILDAIRTRAQV
- the ruvB gene encoding Holliday junction branch migration DNA helicase RuvB gives rise to the protein MGVDVGDIVRADPESEAELAFEGALRPKTLGEFVGQTKVRGQLQLLLQAAALQNRTPDHILLAGPPGLGKTTLAMIVAEESKRPLRMSSGPAIQHAGDLAAVLSSLVPGEVLFIDEIHRMARSAEEMLYLAMEDFRIDIMVGKGAGATSIPLDLAPFTLVGATTRSGLLPNPLRDRFGFTAHLEFYEDAELEQVLERAAKLLALRVDTSALGEIARRSRGTPRIANRLLRRVRDYALVTGSEAALPAVQAALELYDVDPLGLDRLDRAVMQTILSRFDGGPVGLNTLAVSVGEESETIESVVEPFLVRIGLLTRTPRGRVATRQAWTHFGVAKDTAALFGDDL
- a CDS encoding YebC/PmpR family DNA-binding transcriptional regulator codes for the protein MAGHSKWATTKHKKAVIDARRAKSFAKLIKNIEVAAKIGGADLTGNPTLVDAVQKAKKTSVPNDNIDRAIKRGAGLTGESIEYTTIMYEGYAQGGVALLIECLTDNKNRAAAEVRTAMTRNGGNMADPGSVAYNFNRKGVISIEKTDGVTEDDILMAVLDAGAEEVIDRGAGFEVITDPSNLVAARTALQEAGIDYDSAEAEFVPNLSVDLDADTAREVFKLIDALEDSDDVQNVFANYEVSADVQAELDEED
- a CDS encoding HIT domain-containing protein, whose translation is MPDAFQRLWTPHRIAYIQHGQAPGKDECPFCLAPSRDDEQALIVARGAHAYVLLNLFPYNSGHLLVCPYRHIATYDQATPDEVAEIGMLTQTAMRVLTETSGAHGFNIGMNQGRIAGAGIAEHLHQHIVPRWAQDSNFFPIIAGTKAVPRLLGEVRDEIAAAWPVSNPE